A stretch of Plodia interpunctella isolate USDA-ARS_2022_Savannah chromosome 15, ilPloInte3.2, whole genome shotgun sequence DNA encodes these proteins:
- the LOC128675958 gene encoding ras-specific guanine nucleotide-releasing factor 2-like isoform X4: MKNVKMLSPKIQRSIRVNEGQLMALSERAQYDHSQASSYKGHQHEGRGKFLKRAGYLHKKTSDSGKWQMRWCILYQNLLFYYESENSTRPTGVLLLEGSYCERLSKSPMERNASFCFTISYRRESQRQYEMRAASEVDCVHWVDAIREASFNKLLLQKEELEQKQLHLLQVVESERTSRWQYAQQCDELSSEVKKLRTELCTYKKEHAEPATRAASTTSLSPTDSPEIDPAELRKIKKVQCVQSFFRGWLCRRRWKQIVEQYIKSPHAESMRKRNSLVFKMVEAEEEYLEQMEILVTCFLRPFKMAASSKKPPCTHEDVNSIFLNSETVLFLHQIFFKGLTSRMESWPTLVLGDLFDMLLPMLTIYQEYVRNHHYSLQVLTECKQSQPFAQLLARLETKPACQGRSLETFLTYPMHQIPRYIITLHELLAHTPHDHVERRSLQHARAQLEELSRQMHDEVSETENLRKNLAVERMIIEGCDILLDVNQVFIRQGILFLQTMTGTLSQVVGKGRRAQLHARQAFLFSNHLLLTTRATGGRLHLPPAGRLPLHDALLVEDPSNHDDDDSTSVCSSPGGESYQGRDFKILVEVKGEQICAHLVAATLEEKAAWTSELAQCMESAALTELLRACGSCGAASASLPACRSDRALFTDDVDIRFSRTLNSCKVPQIRSATPQRLLQRLTDLRFLSVDFLNTFLLTYRVFTDGVTVLEALKQVFYEQSQQELELAPPPDATRKTSGASSVSGYGSEYSDRDWQSRFWRASRKSEDDDKLSPYLTAPSRRTSSVSKTEEDNSHLTIPKIMATSSSNETLKGASPSSPGAISSVTLVGSPKKTSPVDNTDTTKALEKRSPTKDNDAAAATIMKDESIELVDQSDEDTDKKYKEEEQEKNSKYKITDNFKISQRFSELYTQHTYNLCQRVRTMSESPRRLQPSAAAAASEARRRSDSARDAAANTAEEQRRASDSGARYAPRRSVSERRYTNSSINSERRRYWVGSEPRSSVTSQVSQVQNYRRETSQPKAGVVITSFRQSHRSFGKDLLWSSTSTAAVAFAVATSASSNPRSPPPTSPPATRRDSVISTAATMRVLNVLRHWISKHSYDFWSNERLRGLTMDFLKEIEGSPGLLPAEHKAAAQLLRLLERAPDRTVDLKALFAPPRVPTKESIETLSALEIAEQMTYLDYQIFSSIHSEEFLGQAWTKADKAERAPHILMMTAHFNHISNLVISEILKKYTLVGRVAAIEKWAAVADIARCLHNFNGVLQVCAALSNTSVYRLKKTWEKVSKTTKQTIERMQTIISSECRFRILRDALHRCDPPCIPYLGMYLSDLSFIEEGTSNYTPDGLLNFSKMRMIAHVIREIRNFQQTPYKIDHIPKVCDFLLDRSLVIPEERQYTLSLEMEPRVARGSGAGLHSHSAAPASPAS; encoded by the exons ATGAA aAACGTTAAGATGCTGAGTCCCAAGATTCAGCGCTCCATCAGAGTGAACGAGGGCCAGCTTATGGCATTGTCTGAAAGAGCGCAGTATGACCACTCTCAG GCAAGTAGTTACAAAGGGCACCAGCACGAAGGCCGCGGGAAATTTCTGAAAAGG GCTGGATACTTGCATAAAAAAACTTCAGACAGCGGCAAATGGCAAATGCGGTGGTGCATACTTTATCAG AACCTGCTCTTCTACTACGAGTCTGAGAACAGCACGCGGCCGACGGGGGTTTTGCTGCTGGAGGGGTCATACTGCGAGCGGCTTAGTAAGTCGCCTATGGAGAGGAATGCCTCG TTCTGCTTTACGATCTCTTACCGGCGGGAGAGTCAACGGCAGTACGAGATGCGCGCCGCTTCAGAAGTGGACTGTGTGCACTGGGTGGATGCCATTCGGGAGGCTAG TTTCAACAAGCTGCTGCTCCAAAAGGAAGAGTTGGAACAAAAACAACTGCATCTCCTTCAAGTTGTAGAAAGTGAGAGGACGTCGCGGTGGCAATACGCGCAACAATGTGACGAGCTCAGCAGCGAGGTCAAAAAGCTAAGGACAGAG TTGTGCACATACAAGAAAGAGCATGCGGAACCAGCAACACGTGCCGCTTCCACCACCAGCCTCTCCCCCACTGACTCCCCGGAGATCGATCCCGCCGAGCTGAGGAAGATTAAGAAAGTACA GTGTGTGCAGAGTTTCTTCCGCGGCTGGTTGTGTCGGCGTCGCTGGAAGCAGATCGTGGAGCAGTACATCAAGAGTCCCCATGCTGAGAGCATGCGCAAGAGAAACAG cCTCGTCTTCAAAATGGTGGAAGCAGAAGAAGAATATCTGGAGCAAATGGAAATATTG GTGACCTGTTTCCTCCGGCCGTTCAAAATGGCCGCCAGCTCGAAGAAGCCGCCGTGCACGCACGAAGACGTCAACTCTATCTTCCTCAACAGCGAGACGGTGCTTTTTCTTCACCAGATCTTTTTCAAAGGACTTACTTCCAGGATGGAGTCTTGGCCCACATTGGTACTAG GAGATCTATTCGACATGCTTCTCCCGATGCTGACGATATACCAGGAGTATGTCAGAAACCACCACTATTCCCTACAAGTTCTTACTGAATGCAAGCAGAGCCAGCCCTTTGCGCAATTACTGGCGCGGCTGGAAACCAAGCCGGCCTGTCAGGGGCGGTCGCTGGAGACCTTCTTGACGTATCCTATGCACCAG ATACCTAGGTACATCATCACACTGCACGAGTTGCTGGCCCACACTCCTCACGACCATGTGGAGCGCCGCAGTCTCCAACACGCCCGGGCTCAGCTGGAGGAACTGTCCAGGCAGATGCATGATGAG gTTAGCGAGACAGAAAACTTGAGAAAGAATTTGGCAGTGGAACGTATGATCATAGAAGGTTGCGACATCTTACTGGACGTCAACCAAGTATTCATCCGACAAGGTATCCTCTTTCTGCAAACTATGACAG GAACTCTTTCGCAAGTGGTGGGCAAAGGCAGAAGAGCTCAGCTGCACGCTCGTCAAGCATTTCTGTTCAGTAACCACCTGCTACTCACCACACGAGCTACTGGGGGGAGGCTTCATCTCCCACCGGCTGGAAGACTTCCATTACATGATGCCTTGCTAGTAGAGGATCCTTCCAATCATGATGACGATG attctaCTTCGGTATGTTCTTCCCCTGGTGGTGAGAGTTATCAAGGAAGAGATTTCAAAATTCTCGTAGAAGTCAAAGGAGAGCAAATATGTGCTCATCTGG TGGCAGCAACACTGGAAGAGAAGGCAGCTTGGACGAGTGAGCTAGCACAATGCATGGAGAGCGCGGCGCTCACAGAGTTGTTACGGGCTTGCGGGTCTTGCGGCGCCGCGTCCGCCAGCCTGCCGGCGTGCCGCTCCGACCGCGCGCTCTTCACTGATGATGTCGACATCCGCTTCAGCCGGACGCTCAACTCCTGCAAGGTGCCGCAGATCAGGTCCGCCACGCCGCAACGACTGCTGCAGCGGCTCACAG ATCTCCGCTTCCTGTCTGTGGACTTCCTAAACACGTTCCTGCTAACGTACCGTGTATTTACTGACGGCGTGACGGTACTAGAGGCTCTAAAGCAGGTGTTCTACGAGCAGTCGCAGCAGGAACTGGAACTGGCGCCTCCGCCCGATGCCACGAGGAAAACTAGTGGGGCTAGTTCCGTTTCTG GATATGGCTCTGAGTACAGCGATCGTGATTGGCAATCTCGGTTTTGGAGAGCTTcaagaaaaa GTGAAGATGATGACAAGTTGTCGCCATATCTGACAGCACCATCTCGAAGAACTTCATCAGTTAGTAAG ACGGAGGAAGACAACAGTCATTTAACTATACCGAAGATCATGGCGACTTCTTCGAGTAATGAAACGCTCAAAG ggGCATCGCCATCGTCTCCTGGGGCTATAAGCTCAGTGACTTTAGTCGGCAGTCCCAAGAAGACAAGCCCAGTAGACAATACAGATACAACCAAGGCCCTAGAGAAGAGGTCTCCTACCAAAGATAATGACGCAGCAGCCGCTACGATCATGAAAGATGAAAGCATTGAGCTAGTGGACCAGAGTGATGAAGACACTGACAAGAAGTATAAGGAGGAAGAGCAAGAGAAGAACAGCAAATATAAGATTActgataatttcaaaatttctcaAAGGTTTTCTGAG CTGTACACACAACATACGTATAACCTTTGTCAGCGGGTCCGCACGATGTCGGAGTCGCCGCGGCGGCTGCAGCCCtcggccgccgccgccgcctcaGAGGCGCGCCGGCGCTCCGACAGCGCCCGCGACGCCGCAGCTAACACCGCTGAAGAACAACGACGGGCGTCTGATTCTGGAGCACGATACGCTCCTAGAAGATCTGTTAG TGAAAGGCGCTACACTAACTCGTCAATCAACAGCGAACGCCGCAGATACTGGGTCGGCTCCGAACCCAGGTCCTCCGTCACGTCACAAGTGTCCCAAGTTCAG aaCTATCGTCGTGAAACAAGCCAACCTAAAGCAGGTGTGGTCATCACATCATTCCGACAGTCGCACAGAAG CTTTGGAAAAGACCTGTTGTG GAGCAGTACATCGACCGCAGCTGTGGCGTTTGCTGTGGCTACTTCAGCATCTTCAAATCCTCGCTCGCCACCACCTACTTCGCCACCAGCCACAAGAAGGGATTCGGTTATTTCCACTGCTGCTACTATGAGAGTCCTTAACGTTTTGAG GCACTGGATCTCCAAACACTCTTACGACTTCTGGAGCAACGAGCGTCTCCGTGGCCTGACCATGGACTTCCTGAAGGAGATAGAAGGCAGTCCCGGGCTGCTCCCCGCGGAGCACAAGGCGGCCGCGCAGCTGCTGCGGCTGCTGGAGCGGGCGCCCGACCGCACTGTGGACCTCAAGGCTCTGTTTGCACCGCCACGA gtTCCAACAAAGGAGAGTATCGAAACTTTGTCGGCTCTTGAAATCGCTGAGCAAATGACCTACTTGGACTATCAAATATTCAGCTCTATACACAGCGA AGAGTTCCTGGGACAGGCGTGGACGAAGGCAGACAAGGCGGAACGCGCGCCACACATCCTGATGATGACGGCGCACTTCAACCACATCTCCAATCTGGTGATCTCGGAGATACTTAAGAAGTACACTTTAGTTG GTCGTGTAGCTGCTATAGAGAAATGGGCTGCTGTGGCAGACATCGCGCGATGCTTACACAACTTCAACGGGGTTTTGCAAGTTTGCGCGGCCTTGTCTAACACATCTGTCTACAGGCTGAAGAAGACTTGGGAGAAAGTATCAAAAACT ACTAAGCAGACTATAGAGAGGATGCAAACAATAATATCGTCCGAATGTCGATTCCGAATCCTGAGAGATGCACTTCATAG GTGTGATCCTCCATGCATCCCTTATTTAGGAATGTATTTATCAGACTTATCATTCATAGAGGAAGGGACTTCAAACTATACTCCCGATGGTCTTCTAAACTTTTCTAAAATGAGAATG ATAGCACATGTAATTCGAGAAATAAGAAACTTTCAGCAGACACCTTACAAAATCGATCACATTCCTAAG GTGTGCGACTTCCTCCTGGACCGTTCGCTGGTGATCCCGGAGGAGCGGCAGTACACGCTGTCGCTGGAGATGGAGCCGCGGGTGGCGCGGGGCTCGGGCGCGGGGCTGCACTCGCACTCGGCCGCGCCCGCGTCCCCCGCCTCCTAG
- the LOC128675958 gene encoding ras-specific guanine nucleotide-releasing factor 2-like isoform X9, translated as MKNVKMLSPKIQRSIRVNEGQLMALSERAQYDHSQASSYKGHQHEGRGKFLKRAGYLHKKTSDSGKWQMRWCILYQNLLFYYESENSTRPTGVLLLEGSYCERLSKSPMERNASFCFTISYRRESQRQYEMRAASEVDCVHWVDAIREASFNKLLLQKEELEQKQLHLLQVVESERTSRWQYAQQCDELSSEVKKLRTELCTYKKEHAEPATRAASTTSLSPTDSPEIDPAELRKIKKVQCVQSFFRGWLCRRRWKQIVEQYIKSPHAESMRKRNSLVFKMVEAEEEYLEQMEILVTCFLRPFKMAASSKKPPCTHEDVNSIFLNSETVLFLHQIFFKGLTSRMESWPTLVLGDLFDMLLPMLTIYQEYVRNHHYSLQVLTECKQSQPFAQLLARLETKPACQGRSLETFLTYPMHQIPRYIITLHELLAHTPHDHVERRSLQHARAQLEELSRQMHDEVSETENLRKNLAVERMIIEGCDILLDVNQVFIRQGILFLQTMTGTLSQVVGKGRRAQLHARQAFLFSNHLLLTTRATGGRLHLPPAGRLPLHDALLVEDPSNHDDDDSTSVCSSPGGESYQGRDFKILVEVKGEQICAHLVAATLEEKAAWTSELAQCMESAALTELLRACGSCGAASASLPACRSDRALFTDDVDIRFSRTLNSCKVPQIRSATPQRLLQRLTDLRFLSVDFLNTFLLTYRVFTDGVTVLEALKQVFYEQSQQELELAPPPDATRKTSGASSVSGYGSEYSDRDWQSRFWRASRKSEDDDKLSPYLTAPSRRTSSVSKTEEDNSHLTIPKIMATSSSNETLKGASPSSPGAISSVTLVGSPKKTSPVDNTDTTKALEKRSPTKDNDAAAATIMKDESIELVDQSDEDTDKKYKEEEQEKNSKYKITDNFKISQRFSERVRTMSESPRRLQPSAAAAASEARRRSDSARDAAANTAEEQRRASDSGARYAPRRSVSERRYTNSSINSERRRYWVGSEPRSSVTSQVSQVQNYRRETSQPKAGVVITSFRQSHRSFGKDLLWSSTSTAAVAFAVATSASSNPRSPPPTSPPATRRDSVISTAATMRVLNVLRHWISKHSYDFWSNERLRGLTMDFLKEIEGSPGLLPAEHKAAAQLLRLLERAPDRTVDLKALFAPPRVPTKESIETLSALEIAEQMTYLDYQIFSSIHSEEFLGQAWTKADKAERAPHILMMTAHFNHISNLVISEILKKYTLVGRVAAIEKWAAVADIARCLHNFNGVLQVCAALSNTSVYRLKKTWEKVSKTTKQTIERMQTIISSECRFRILRDALHRCDPPCIPYLGMYLSDLSFIEEGTSNYTPDGLLNFSKMRMIAHVIREIRNFQQTPYKIDHIPKVCDFLLDRSLVIPEERQYTLSLEMEPRVARGSGAGLHSHSAAPASPAS; from the exons ATGAA aAACGTTAAGATGCTGAGTCCCAAGATTCAGCGCTCCATCAGAGTGAACGAGGGCCAGCTTATGGCATTGTCTGAAAGAGCGCAGTATGACCACTCTCAG GCAAGTAGTTACAAAGGGCACCAGCACGAAGGCCGCGGGAAATTTCTGAAAAGG GCTGGATACTTGCATAAAAAAACTTCAGACAGCGGCAAATGGCAAATGCGGTGGTGCATACTTTATCAG AACCTGCTCTTCTACTACGAGTCTGAGAACAGCACGCGGCCGACGGGGGTTTTGCTGCTGGAGGGGTCATACTGCGAGCGGCTTAGTAAGTCGCCTATGGAGAGGAATGCCTCG TTCTGCTTTACGATCTCTTACCGGCGGGAGAGTCAACGGCAGTACGAGATGCGCGCCGCTTCAGAAGTGGACTGTGTGCACTGGGTGGATGCCATTCGGGAGGCTAG TTTCAACAAGCTGCTGCTCCAAAAGGAAGAGTTGGAACAAAAACAACTGCATCTCCTTCAAGTTGTAGAAAGTGAGAGGACGTCGCGGTGGCAATACGCGCAACAATGTGACGAGCTCAGCAGCGAGGTCAAAAAGCTAAGGACAGAG TTGTGCACATACAAGAAAGAGCATGCGGAACCAGCAACACGTGCCGCTTCCACCACCAGCCTCTCCCCCACTGACTCCCCGGAGATCGATCCCGCCGAGCTGAGGAAGATTAAGAAAGTACA GTGTGTGCAGAGTTTCTTCCGCGGCTGGTTGTGTCGGCGTCGCTGGAAGCAGATCGTGGAGCAGTACATCAAGAGTCCCCATGCTGAGAGCATGCGCAAGAGAAACAG cCTCGTCTTCAAAATGGTGGAAGCAGAAGAAGAATATCTGGAGCAAATGGAAATATTG GTGACCTGTTTCCTCCGGCCGTTCAAAATGGCCGCCAGCTCGAAGAAGCCGCCGTGCACGCACGAAGACGTCAACTCTATCTTCCTCAACAGCGAGACGGTGCTTTTTCTTCACCAGATCTTTTTCAAAGGACTTACTTCCAGGATGGAGTCTTGGCCCACATTGGTACTAG GAGATCTATTCGACATGCTTCTCCCGATGCTGACGATATACCAGGAGTATGTCAGAAACCACCACTATTCCCTACAAGTTCTTACTGAATGCAAGCAGAGCCAGCCCTTTGCGCAATTACTGGCGCGGCTGGAAACCAAGCCGGCCTGTCAGGGGCGGTCGCTGGAGACCTTCTTGACGTATCCTATGCACCAG ATACCTAGGTACATCATCACACTGCACGAGTTGCTGGCCCACACTCCTCACGACCATGTGGAGCGCCGCAGTCTCCAACACGCCCGGGCTCAGCTGGAGGAACTGTCCAGGCAGATGCATGATGAG gTTAGCGAGACAGAAAACTTGAGAAAGAATTTGGCAGTGGAACGTATGATCATAGAAGGTTGCGACATCTTACTGGACGTCAACCAAGTATTCATCCGACAAGGTATCCTCTTTCTGCAAACTATGACAG GAACTCTTTCGCAAGTGGTGGGCAAAGGCAGAAGAGCTCAGCTGCACGCTCGTCAAGCATTTCTGTTCAGTAACCACCTGCTACTCACCACACGAGCTACTGGGGGGAGGCTTCATCTCCCACCGGCTGGAAGACTTCCATTACATGATGCCTTGCTAGTAGAGGATCCTTCCAATCATGATGACGATG attctaCTTCGGTATGTTCTTCCCCTGGTGGTGAGAGTTATCAAGGAAGAGATTTCAAAATTCTCGTAGAAGTCAAAGGAGAGCAAATATGTGCTCATCTGG TGGCAGCAACACTGGAAGAGAAGGCAGCTTGGACGAGTGAGCTAGCACAATGCATGGAGAGCGCGGCGCTCACAGAGTTGTTACGGGCTTGCGGGTCTTGCGGCGCCGCGTCCGCCAGCCTGCCGGCGTGCCGCTCCGACCGCGCGCTCTTCACTGATGATGTCGACATCCGCTTCAGCCGGACGCTCAACTCCTGCAAGGTGCCGCAGATCAGGTCCGCCACGCCGCAACGACTGCTGCAGCGGCTCACAG ATCTCCGCTTCCTGTCTGTGGACTTCCTAAACACGTTCCTGCTAACGTACCGTGTATTTACTGACGGCGTGACGGTACTAGAGGCTCTAAAGCAGGTGTTCTACGAGCAGTCGCAGCAGGAACTGGAACTGGCGCCTCCGCCCGATGCCACGAGGAAAACTAGTGGGGCTAGTTCCGTTTCTG GATATGGCTCTGAGTACAGCGATCGTGATTGGCAATCTCGGTTTTGGAGAGCTTcaagaaaaa GTGAAGATGATGACAAGTTGTCGCCATATCTGACAGCACCATCTCGAAGAACTTCATCAGTTAGTAAG ACGGAGGAAGACAACAGTCATTTAACTATACCGAAGATCATGGCGACTTCTTCGAGTAATGAAACGCTCAAAG ggGCATCGCCATCGTCTCCTGGGGCTATAAGCTCAGTGACTTTAGTCGGCAGTCCCAAGAAGACAAGCCCAGTAGACAATACAGATACAACCAAGGCCCTAGAGAAGAGGTCTCCTACCAAAGATAATGACGCAGCAGCCGCTACGATCATGAAAGATGAAAGCATTGAGCTAGTGGACCAGAGTGATGAAGACACTGACAAGAAGTATAAGGAGGAAGAGCAAGAGAAGAACAGCAAATATAAGATTActgataatttcaaaatttctcaAAGGTTTTCTGAG CGGGTCCGCACGATGTCGGAGTCGCCGCGGCGGCTGCAGCCCtcggccgccgccgccgcctcaGAGGCGCGCCGGCGCTCCGACAGCGCCCGCGACGCCGCAGCTAACACCGCTGAAGAACAACGACGGGCGTCTGATTCTGGAGCACGATACGCTCCTAGAAGATCTGTTAG TGAAAGGCGCTACACTAACTCGTCAATCAACAGCGAACGCCGCAGATACTGGGTCGGCTCCGAACCCAGGTCCTCCGTCACGTCACAAGTGTCCCAAGTTCAG aaCTATCGTCGTGAAACAAGCCAACCTAAAGCAGGTGTGGTCATCACATCATTCCGACAGTCGCACAGAAG CTTTGGAAAAGACCTGTTGTG GAGCAGTACATCGACCGCAGCTGTGGCGTTTGCTGTGGCTACTTCAGCATCTTCAAATCCTCGCTCGCCACCACCTACTTCGCCACCAGCCACAAGAAGGGATTCGGTTATTTCCACTGCTGCTACTATGAGAGTCCTTAACGTTTTGAG GCACTGGATCTCCAAACACTCTTACGACTTCTGGAGCAACGAGCGTCTCCGTGGCCTGACCATGGACTTCCTGAAGGAGATAGAAGGCAGTCCCGGGCTGCTCCCCGCGGAGCACAAGGCGGCCGCGCAGCTGCTGCGGCTGCTGGAGCGGGCGCCCGACCGCACTGTGGACCTCAAGGCTCTGTTTGCACCGCCACGA gtTCCAACAAAGGAGAGTATCGAAACTTTGTCGGCTCTTGAAATCGCTGAGCAAATGACCTACTTGGACTATCAAATATTCAGCTCTATACACAGCGA AGAGTTCCTGGGACAGGCGTGGACGAAGGCAGACAAGGCGGAACGCGCGCCACACATCCTGATGATGACGGCGCACTTCAACCACATCTCCAATCTGGTGATCTCGGAGATACTTAAGAAGTACACTTTAGTTG GTCGTGTAGCTGCTATAGAGAAATGGGCTGCTGTGGCAGACATCGCGCGATGCTTACACAACTTCAACGGGGTTTTGCAAGTTTGCGCGGCCTTGTCTAACACATCTGTCTACAGGCTGAAGAAGACTTGGGAGAAAGTATCAAAAACT ACTAAGCAGACTATAGAGAGGATGCAAACAATAATATCGTCCGAATGTCGATTCCGAATCCTGAGAGATGCACTTCATAG GTGTGATCCTCCATGCATCCCTTATTTAGGAATGTATTTATCAGACTTATCATTCATAGAGGAAGGGACTTCAAACTATACTCCCGATGGTCTTCTAAACTTTTCTAAAATGAGAATG ATAGCACATGTAATTCGAGAAATAAGAAACTTTCAGCAGACACCTTACAAAATCGATCACATTCCTAAG GTGTGCGACTTCCTCCTGGACCGTTCGCTGGTGATCCCGGAGGAGCGGCAGTACACGCTGTCGCTGGAGATGGAGCCGCGGGTGGCGCGGGGCTCGGGCGCGGGGCTGCACTCGCACTCGGCCGCGCCCGCGTCCCCCGCCTCCTAG